The Sphingobium sp. BYY-5 genome contains a region encoding:
- a CDS encoding substrate-binding domain-containing protein — protein MKKFALLAATTVSVLTLAACGDQNGGAGATRDQIRAVGSSTVYPFATAVAELFVQGNPGMKSPIVESTGTGGGMKLFCAGVGAQHPDIADASRRMKKAEFDQCAANGVKDIVEIQIGVDGLAFAESKKGPGLKLTPKIVYEALAANPYGKGPNKTQTWKDVDPSLPAIPISVFGPPSTSGTRDSLAELILEKGCQTDEAMKALKEKNEDEYKATCTRIREDGKYVDSGENDNLIVQKLGANPNAVGIFGYSFLEENKDTLNDISINGVEATYETVSTGQYPGARPLYIYVKKAHMTAIPGLQGFLNTFAANWNPDGALTKRGMVAAPEDVRKKSAETVKALTTLDGSQFK, from the coding sequence GTGAAGAAGTTCGCCCTGCTCGCTGCCACGACCGTGAGTGTCCTCACCCTTGCCGCCTGCGGCGATCAGAACGGTGGCGCCGGCGCCACCCGCGACCAGATCCGCGCGGTCGGCTCCTCCACCGTCTATCCCTTCGCCACTGCGGTCGCCGAACTGTTCGTTCAGGGCAATCCCGGCATGAAATCGCCGATCGTCGAATCGACCGGCACCGGCGGCGGCATGAAGCTGTTCTGCGCGGGCGTGGGCGCACAGCATCCTGACATCGCCGACGCCTCGCGCCGGATGAAGAAGGCCGAGTTCGACCAGTGCGCCGCCAATGGCGTCAAGGACATCGTGGAAATCCAGATCGGCGTCGATGGCCTCGCCTTCGCCGAATCGAAAAAAGGCCCCGGCCTCAAGCTGACCCCCAAGATCGTCTATGAGGCGCTGGCCGCCAATCCCTATGGCAAGGGTCCGAACAAGACCCAGACCTGGAAGGATGTCGACCCCAGCCTGCCCGCCATTCCCATCTCCGTCTTCGGTCCGCCCTCGACCAGCGGCACCCGTGACTCGCTCGCCGAACTGATCCTCGAAAAGGGCTGCCAGACCGACGAGGCGATGAAGGCGCTCAAGGAGAAGAATGAGGACGAATATAAGGCGACCTGCACCCGCATCCGCGAGGACGGCAAATATGTCGATTCGGGCGAGAACGACAATCTGATCGTCCAGAAGCTGGGCGCGAACCCCAATGCCGTCGGCATCTTCGGCTACAGCTTCCTTGAGGAAAACAAGGACACACTGAACGACATTTCGATCAACGGCGTCGAGGCGACCTACGAAACCGTATCGACCGGCCAATATCCGGGCGCGCGCCCGCTCTACATCTATGTGAAGAAGGCGCACATGACGGCCATCCCCGGTCTTCAGGGCTTCCTCAACACCTTCGCCGCCAACTGGAACCCCGACGGCGCGCTGACCAAGCGCGGCATGGTCGCGGCGCCGGAAGATGTGCGCAAGAAGAGCGCTGAAACGGTCAAGGCGCTGACCACGCTCGACGGTTCGCAGTTCAAGTAA
- the pstA gene encoding phosphate ABC transporter permease PstA, with product MSVRNPTDWKSDVMRRRIARRYGAERRFRLLGLGAVALSAAFLAFLLFTMMGNGLRGFTRTEIALKVDFPASPLLLDPATITDEALANANLPMVTGEVAKKALGADADALLSPTAWVSIRDAIKADPKILSRTETIRVPASTAIDLAAKSKGSPEAEAAVARLKQAGVLSTGFNWNFLTASDGTDPTQVGIWGAFKGSLLTMLVTLLLSFPVGVATALYLEEYAPKAWWTDIIEVSINNLAAVPSIIFGLLGLSIFLNFLHLPRSAALIGGMTLALMTMPVIVIAGRNAIKSVPPSIRDAALGIGASPVQVVFQHVLPLALPGILTGTIIGMARALGETAPLLMIGMRAFIATPPGGITDPATVLPVQIFLWSDEVSKGFVEKTSAAIIVLLVFLLAMNGLAIYLRNKFEKRW from the coding sequence ATGTCAGTCCGCAACCCCACCGACTGGAAGTCGGATGTGATGCGCAGGCGGATCGCGCGGCGCTATGGCGCGGAGCGCCGCTTCCGCCTGCTGGGCCTGGGCGCGGTCGCGTTGAGCGCGGCCTTCCTCGCCTTCCTGCTCTTCACCATGATGGGCAATGGCCTGCGCGGCTTCACCCGGACCGAGATCGCGCTGAAGGTCGACTTCCCAGCCTCGCCGCTGCTGCTCGACCCCGCCACCATCACCGATGAGGCACTGGCCAACGCCAACCTGCCGATGGTGACGGGAGAGGTTGCGAAAAAGGCGCTGGGCGCGGATGCCGACGCCTTGCTCTCTCCCACCGCCTGGGTCAGCATCCGCGATGCGATCAAGGCCGATCCGAAGATCCTGAGCCGAACCGAAACCATTCGCGTCCCCGCCTCCACCGCGATCGACCTTGCCGCCAAGAGCAAGGGTTCGCCGGAAGCGGAGGCCGCCGTCGCCCGTCTCAAACAGGCCGGCGTCCTCTCGACCGGCTTCAACTGGAACTTCCTGACCGCCAGCGACGGCACCGATCCGACCCAGGTCGGCATCTGGGGCGCGTTCAAGGGGTCGCTGCTGACCATGCTGGTGACGCTGCTGCTCAGCTTCCCGGTGGGCGTGGCGACCGCGCTCTACCTGGAGGAATATGCGCCAAAAGCGTGGTGGACCGACATCATCGAAGTGTCGATCAACAACCTGGCAGCCGTCCCGTCGATCATCTTCGGCCTGCTCGGCCTGTCGATCTTCCTCAATTTCCTGCATCTGCCGCGATCGGCCGCGCTGATCGGCGGCATGACGCTGGCACTGATGACGATGCCGGTCATCGTCATCGCCGGACGCAACGCCATCAAGTCGGTGCCGCCCAGTATCCGCGATGCCGCGCTCGGCATCGGGGCAAGCCCGGTGCAGGTGGTGTTCCAGCACGTCCTGCCACTCGCCCTGCCCGGCATCCTGACCGGCACGATCATCGGCATGGCCCGCGCGCTGGGTGAGACGGCGCCGCTGCTGATGATCGGTATGCGCGCCTTCATCGCGACCCCGCCGGGCGGCATCACGGACCCTGCGACCGTGCTGCCGGTGCAGATTTTCCTCTGGTCGGACGAAGTCTCCAAGGGCTTCGTCGAGAAGACCTCGGCGGCGATCATCGTGCTGCTTGTCTTCCTGCTCGCGATGAACGGCCTCGCCATCTACCTGCGCAACAAGTTTGAAAAACGGTGGTAA
- the dnaJ gene encoding molecular chaperone DnaJ, translating to MTTEIDYYELLEIERTADGAAIKSAYRKMAMKYHPDKTGGCTDSEARFKAVSEAYECLKDPQKRAAYDRFGHAAFKQQQQGGGGGFHGGAGGFSDLGDIFETIFGQAGFGGGAGGGRQANRRGADLRYDLEISLDEAFHGKQTEIQIEVSTACESCDGSGAQSGTGVKTCGTCHGHGQVRAQQGFFVVERTCPSCHGAGQVIESPCRSCRGEGRMDKPKTLSVNIPAGVDEGTRIRLSGEGEAGARGAPAGDLYIFLHVKRHPIFERDGTTLFCRAPVSFTTAALGGVIEVPGLDGVRHEIKIPTGIQSGKQIRQRGVGMPVLNGRGQGDLVVQIDVETPTRLTVKQKELLEAFRETETGEECPQSTGFFSKLKELWGD from the coding sequence ATGACGACCGAAATCGATTATTATGAACTGCTCGAAATCGAGCGGACGGCGGATGGCGCGGCCATCAAGAGCGCCTATCGCAAAATGGCGATGAAATATCACCCGGACAAGACCGGGGGATGCACCGACAGTGAGGCCAGGTTCAAGGCCGTGTCCGAAGCCTATGAATGTCTGAAGGACCCGCAGAAGCGCGCGGCCTATGACCGGTTCGGCCATGCTGCCTTCAAGCAGCAGCAACAGGGCGGCGGCGGTGGTTTCCACGGCGGCGCGGGCGGCTTTTCCGACCTTGGCGATATTTTCGAGACGATTTTCGGTCAGGCCGGTTTCGGCGGCGGTGCCGGCGGTGGGCGTCAGGCCAACCGGCGTGGCGCGGACCTGCGCTACGACCTCGAAATCTCGCTCGACGAAGCGTTCCATGGCAAGCAGACCGAAATCCAGATCGAGGTTTCGACCGCGTGCGAAAGCTGCGACGGATCGGGCGCGCAGTCCGGCACCGGGGTCAAGACCTGCGGCACCTGCCACGGTCATGGACAGGTGCGGGCGCAGCAAGGCTTCTTCGTGGTCGAGCGGACCTGTCCGTCCTGCCATGGCGCGGGCCAGGTGATCGAAAGCCCTTGCCGTTCCTGCCGGGGCGAAGGGCGTATGGACAAGCCCAAGACGTTGTCGGTCAATATTCCGGCCGGTGTCGATGAAGGCACCCGCATCCGCCTGTCGGGTGAGGGAGAGGCTGGTGCGCGCGGCGCGCCGGCGGGCGACCTCTATATCTTCCTGCATGTGAAGCGGCACCCGATCTTCGAACGGGACGGCACGACGCTCTTCTGCCGGGCGCCGGTCAGCTTCACCACGGCGGCGCTGGGGGGGGTGATCGAAGTGCCGGGCCTTGATGGCGTGCGGCATGAAATCAAGATTCCCACCGGTATCCAGTCGGGTAAGCAGATCCGCCAGCGCGGTGTCGGTATGCCGGTGCTGAACGGCCGGGGGCAGGGCGACCTGGTGGTGCAGATCGACGTCGAGACACCGACTCGCCTAACCGTCAAGCAGAAGGAACTGCTCGAAGCCTTTCGTGAGACCGAGACGGGCGAGGAATGCCCGCAATCCACGGGCTTCTTCTCCAAGCTCAAGGAATTGTGGGGCGATTAA
- the phoU gene encoding phosphate signaling complex protein PhoU, producing MAEHTIKAFDEEIDRLRGLIAEMGGRAEAAIENAMLALQRQDKKLAAEVVEGDKRIDAIEAEVEKLVIQVIALRAPMANDLRDVIAALKIVGVVERIGDYAKNIAKRVPLIATNTRTLEPISLLPSMGQVAGEMVHDALNAFAARDADLALAVVERDTVVDDFYNSVFRTLVTFMVENPKTISECAHLLFVAKNIERIGDHATNVAEMVYYAATGQMLPDRERGADIQVED from the coding sequence ATGGCTGAACATACGATCAAGGCATTCGACGAAGAGATCGACCGGCTGCGCGGCCTGATCGCCGAGATGGGCGGTCGCGCCGAAGCGGCGATCGAGAATGCGATGCTGGCCCTCCAGCGGCAGGACAAGAAGCTCGCCGCCGAAGTGGTCGAGGGTGACAAGCGCATCGACGCGATCGAGGCGGAGGTCGAAAAGCTGGTGATCCAGGTCATCGCCCTGCGCGCGCCCATGGCCAACGACCTGCGCGACGTGATCGCCGCCTTGAAGATCGTCGGCGTGGTCGAACGCATCGGCGACTATGCCAAGAATATCGCCAAGCGCGTGCCGTTGATCGCCACCAACACCCGGACGCTGGAGCCGATCTCGCTGCTCCCGTCGATGGGACAGGTCGCGGGCGAGATGGTGCATGACGCGCTCAACGCCTTCGCCGCGCGCGACGCCGACCTGGCGCTGGCGGTGGTCGAGCGCGACACGGTGGTTGACGATTTCTACAACAGCGTTTTCCGCACGCTCGTCACCTTCATGGTCGAAAATCCCAAGACGATCAGCGAGTGCGCGCATCTGCTGTTCGTCGCCAAGAATATCGAACGCATCGGCGACCATGCGACCAATGTCGCGGAGATGGTCTATTATGCCGCCACCGGCCAGATGCTGCCGGATCGCGAGCGCGGCGCCGATATCCAGGTGGAGGACTGA
- a CDS encoding amino acid permease, whose amino-acid sequence MKPSEIDMGAGRSSSRTLGLAACIALVMGNMIGSGVFLLPASLAPFGWDAVAGWMFTIAGSLVLAFVIARLTVALPDANASQMIARAYGPLAGFAIGWIYWISIIITNVTIAVAATANLSSIVPTLAKPGVGALCSIAFLWIMTGVNLIGARAAGLTQIGTTIIKLIPIVVILVLLALILGSGKAEVVPFPAQGLTGAGITASAALTLWALLGFESASVAADKVRDPARTIPRATLIGTAVTGLIYLVVCSGIALTLPAAETQTGSPFGAFVSHYWSPGPASFIAIFVVISCLGALNGWTLLQGEVPLAMARAGELPRWLAKTDAKGTPMRGLILSTVLASLMLVANSLQGLVALFTAMALLATSATLWLYVGCALASLRFRLVVPAAIIGLGYALWTLWGAGVAASGSSILLMLAGLPFYWWARRGRS is encoded by the coding sequence ATGAAGCCATCAGAGATCGACATGGGCGCGGGGCGCTCATCTTCCCGCACCCTGGGCCTGGCCGCCTGCATCGCCCTGGTCATGGGCAACATGATCGGGTCGGGCGTATTCCTGCTACCCGCGTCGCTGGCGCCCTTTGGCTGGGATGCGGTGGCGGGATGGATGTTCACCATCGCCGGTTCGCTGGTGCTGGCCTTCGTCATCGCGCGGCTGACGGTCGCACTGCCGGACGCCAATGCATCGCAGATGATTGCGCGCGCCTATGGGCCGCTGGCCGGGTTCGCGATCGGCTGGATCTACTGGATCTCGATCATCATCACCAATGTCACCATCGCGGTGGCGGCGACGGCGAACCTCAGCAGCATCGTCCCCACGCTGGCCAAGCCCGGCGTCGGCGCGCTCTGCTCGATCGCCTTTCTCTGGATAATGACCGGCGTCAATCTGATTGGCGCGCGCGCCGCCGGCCTCACCCAGATCGGTACGACGATCATCAAGCTGATCCCGATCGTCGTCATACTCGTCCTGCTGGCGCTGATCCTGGGCAGCGGCAAGGCGGAGGTTGTCCCCTTTCCCGCGCAAGGGCTGACCGGAGCGGGCATCACCGCGTCCGCAGCGCTGACATTATGGGCGCTGCTGGGCTTCGAGTCCGCCAGCGTGGCCGCCGACAAGGTGCGTGACCCCGCCCGTACCATTCCGCGCGCGACGTTGATCGGCACGGCGGTGACGGGCCTCATCTATCTGGTGGTCTGCTCCGGCATCGCGCTCACCCTGCCAGCGGCGGAAACGCAGACCGGATCGCCCTTCGGCGCTTTCGTCAGCCATTATTGGTCCCCCGGCCCGGCCAGCTTCATCGCGATCTTCGTGGTGATAAGCTGCCTCGGCGCGCTCAACGGCTGGACGTTGTTGCAGGGCGAGGTGCCGCTGGCCATGGCGCGTGCGGGCGAATTGCCGCGCTGGCTGGCCAAAACGGACGCCAAGGGGACGCCGATGCGCGGCCTGATCCTCTCGACCGTGCTGGCGAGCCTGATGCTGGTCGCCAACAGCCTGCAGGGGCTGGTGGCATTGTTCACGGCAATGGCGCTGCTGGCGACGTCGGCGACCCTGTGGCTTTATGTCGGCTGCGCACTGGCGAGTCTGCGCTTCCGCCTGGTGGTGCCGGCGGCCATCATCGGCCTGGGCTATGCGCTATGGACGCTTTGGGGCGCGGGTGTGGCGGCAAGCGGGTCCAGCATCCTGCTGATGCTGGCGGGCCTGCCCTTCTACTGGTGGGCGCGGCGGGGGCGATCGTGA
- the pstB gene encoding phosphate ABC transporter ATP-binding protein PstB, whose protein sequence is MTEEQQDLTIADPKMTARDIKVFYGPKQAIKGVSIDVGMDHVTAFIGPSGCGKSTFLRTLNRMNDTVASARVEGTITLDGEDIYAPSMDVVQLRARVGMVFQKPNPFPKSIYENIAYGPRIHGLAAGKADMDVIVEKSLRRAGLWDEVKDRLHDSGTALSGGQQQRLCIGRAIAVEPEVILMDEPCSALDPIATAKIEELIHELRGRYAIVIVTHNMQQAARVSQRTAFFHLGELVEYGVTSDIFTNPRQERTKDYITGRYG, encoded by the coding sequence ATGACAGAAGAACAGCAAGACCTGACCATCGCGGATCCAAAGATGACCGCGCGCGACATCAAGGTCTTCTACGGCCCCAAGCAAGCGATCAAGGGCGTGTCGATCGATGTCGGCATGGACCATGTCACCGCCTTCATCGGCCCGTCGGGCTGCGGCAAGTCCACCTTCCTGCGGACGTTGAACCGCATGAATGACACCGTCGCGTCGGCGCGTGTCGAGGGCACGATCACGCTGGACGGAGAGGATATCTACGCGCCGTCCATGGACGTGGTGCAGCTACGCGCACGGGTGGGCATGGTGTTCCAGAAACCCAATCCCTTCCCCAAGTCGATCTACGAGAATATCGCCTATGGGCCGCGCATCCACGGCTTGGCTGCGGGCAAGGCGGACATGGACGTAATCGTCGAAAAGTCGTTGCGCCGCGCGGGCCTGTGGGACGAGGTGAAGGATCGCCTGCACGACAGCGGCACCGCACTTTCGGGCGGGCAGCAGCAGCGCCTGTGCATCGGCCGCGCCATCGCGGTGGAACCCGAAGTCATCCTGATGGACGAGCCATGCTCGGCGCTCGATCCCATCGCCACCGCCAAGATCGAGGAACTGATCCACGAACTGCGCGGCCGCTACGCGATCGTCATCGTCACCCACAATATGCAGCAGGCCGCCCGCGTATCGCAGCGGACCGCCTTCTTCCACCTGGGCGAACTGGTCGAATATGGCGTGACGTCGGACATCTTCACCAATCCGCGGCAGGAGCGGACCAAGGACTATATCACCGGACGTTATGGCTGA
- the phoB gene encoding phosphate regulon transcriptional regulator PhoB, producing the protein MAKAKMLLVEDDAALAELLIWHFKREDFDVAHTVDGEEALLMAQENVPDIVLLDWMVESLSGIEVCRRLRRMNGTANIPIIMLTARGEEEDRVRGLETGADDYVTKPFSPRELVARVGAVLRRVRPALAGETLSFADVEMDTVGHKVRRSGQVIPLGPTEFRLLKHFLEHPGWVFSRERLLDSVWGQDSDIELRTVDVHIRRLRKAINADGLYQDIIRTVRSAGYALDTEGVG; encoded by the coding sequence ATGGCGAAGGCGAAGATGCTGCTGGTCGAGGATGATGCGGCGCTCGCCGAACTCCTCATATGGCATTTCAAGCGCGAGGATTTCGACGTCGCCCACACGGTCGACGGCGAGGAAGCGCTGCTGATGGCGCAGGAAAATGTGCCCGACATCGTGTTGCTCGACTGGATGGTCGAAAGCCTGTCGGGGATCGAGGTCTGCCGCCGCCTGCGCCGCATGAACGGCACGGCCAACATCCCGATCATCATGCTCACCGCGCGCGGTGAGGAAGAGGATCGGGTGCGCGGCCTGGAAACCGGCGCCGACGATTATGTGACCAAGCCCTTCTCCCCGCGCGAACTGGTCGCCCGCGTCGGCGCGGTGCTGCGCCGCGTGCGCCCGGCGCTGGCCGGCGAGACGCTCAGCTTCGCGGACGTCGAGATGGACACGGTCGGCCACAAGGTCCGCCGCAGCGGCCAGGTGATCCCGCTCGGCCCCACCGAGTTCCGTTTGCTCAAGCATTTCCTGGAGCATCCCGGCTGGGTCTTCTCGCGCGAGCGGCTGCTCGACAGCGTCTGGGGCCAGGACAGCGACATCGAACTGCGCACCGTCGACGTGCATATCCGGCGGCTTCGCAAGGCGATCAACGCGGACGGCCTGTATCAGGACATCATCCGCACCGTGCGCTCGGCCGGTTATGCGCTGGACACCGAGGGCGTGGGGTAA
- the pstC gene encoding phosphate ABC transporter permease subunit PstC — protein MTGPAILLLLAGLGAIAWVSARARALRLQTAARVTGRRDAVHSLPGYHGWYVALWTLIPAGIFLAVWANVSPGLVTQAVLADPAAQSLPADVFSRSAILGEARAIASGLQAGAFNPASQALVEPYREALNIYGVAGAALALILAFAGGAYAFTRIRPDFRARTRVERLVMATLLVASLLAIVTTLGIVASLLWESFRFFSMVNPLDFLFGTKWSPQSAAMGYGNKDAFGAVPLFWGTIFIGAIIAMIVAIPLGLMSAVYLTQYATPTVRKWMKPILEVLAGVPTVVYGYFAALTVAPALRDLAVSVGIHGASSESALAAGLVMGVMIIPFVSSMADDSIAAVPQSMRDGSLAMGATTSETITRVLIPAALPGVVGGVLLAVSRAIGETMIVVMAAGLAANLTANPFASVTTVTTQIVQLLTGDQEFDSAKTLAAFALGLVLFIVTLLLNIVALRVVKKYREAYE, from the coding sequence ATGACCGGACCCGCTATCCTCCTGCTGCTCGCGGGCCTGGGCGCCATCGCCTGGGTCAGCGCCCGCGCCCGCGCGCTGCGGTTACAGACCGCGGCGCGGGTCACCGGGCGGCGTGACGCCGTCCACAGCCTGCCTGGCTATCATGGCTGGTATGTCGCGCTGTGGACGCTCATTCCCGCCGGTATCTTCCTGGCCGTCTGGGCCAATGTGTCACCGGGCCTGGTGACGCAGGCCGTGCTGGCCGACCCGGCGGCGCAGAGCCTGCCCGCCGACGTCTTTTCCCGCTCCGCCATATTGGGCGAGGCGCGGGCGATCGCGTCGGGATTGCAGGCCGGCGCCTTCAACCCGGCCAGCCAGGCGCTGGTCGAGCCTTATCGCGAAGCGCTCAACATCTATGGCGTGGCCGGCGCGGCGTTGGCGCTGATCCTGGCCTTTGCCGGCGGCGCCTACGCCTTCACCCGCATCCGGCCCGACTTCCGGGCGCGCACGCGGGTCGAGCGGCTGGTGATGGCGACCCTGCTGGTCGCCTCGCTGCTGGCGATCGTCACCACGCTGGGCATCGTCGCTTCCCTGCTGTGGGAAAGTTTCCGCTTCTTCTCGATGGTGAACCCGCTCGATTTCCTCTTCGGCACCAAATGGTCGCCGCAATCGGCCGCCATGGGCTATGGCAATAAGGATGCGTTCGGCGCAGTGCCGCTCTTCTGGGGCACCATCTTCATCGGCGCGATCATCGCCATGATCGTCGCCATTCCGCTGGGCCTGATGAGCGCGGTCTATCTGACCCAATATGCGACGCCGACCGTGCGCAAGTGGATGAAGCCGATCCTGGAGGTGCTGGCCGGTGTTCCAACCGTCGTCTACGGCTATTTCGCTGCGCTGACCGTCGCCCCGGCGCTCCGCGATCTCGCCGTTTCGGTGGGCATCCATGGCGCCTCGTCCGAAAGCGCGCTGGCCGCCGGTCTGGTGATGGGCGTGATGATCATCCCCTTCGTCTCCTCCATGGCCGACGACAGCATCGCCGCCGTGCCGCAGTCGATGCGCGACGGCAGCCTGGCGATGGGTGCGACCACCAGCGAGACGATCACCCGCGTCCTCATCCCCGCCGCCCTGCCCGGCGTGGTCGGCGGCGTCCTGCTGGCCGTCAGCCGCGCCATCGGCGAAACGATGATCGTGGTGATGGCTGCCGGCCTTGCCGCCAACCTGACCGCCAATCCCTTCGCCAGCGTGACCACCGTGACGACCCAGATCGTCCAGTTGCTGACCGGCGACCAGGAATTCGACAGTGCCAAGACGCTGGCCGCCTTCGCACTCGGCCTGGTGCTGTTCATCGTTACTCTGCTGCTCAACATCGTGGCCCTGCGGGTCGTGAAGAAATATCGCGAGGCTTACGAATGA
- a CDS encoding ATP-binding protein, which produces MNRLSISQITASLAMLLLGTGGALMLGAHPISIALPVVAGILVLLIASADTGVRPAASTVMLDQPDLIAHPDFASLLEGISDPLMLVEKGRIVRANRAAQRLLGAHIEGEDARIAIRHPAAAERLASMAPLAEPIMIELVGLGTRDQRWQMRVAPVGAVKDMRRLVHLVDHSGTHAAERMRVDFVANASHELRTPLAGILGFIETLADPEMGKDVETRQRFLKIMDGEARRMQRLIDDLISLSRIEAEKYRVPDAVVDLSELAAEVVGVFRASHGERGREVEMEIAPKLPVVQGDRAQLSQLLHNLIGNSVKYGRPGTPIRVTLNEGPSNMTRLIVADEGEGIGPDHLPRLTERFYRVDSGRSRAMGGTGLGLAIVKHIVERHRGRFDIASTVGKGTTITVLLPPPVEENQGKIDEKRRPSALSDTVS; this is translated from the coding sequence ATGAATCGACTGAGCATTTCGCAAATCACCGCCTCCCTCGCCATGCTGTTGCTGGGCACGGGCGGCGCCCTGATGCTGGGCGCGCATCCGATCAGTATCGCCCTGCCGGTGGTGGCGGGCATCCTCGTGCTCCTCATCGCATCGGCGGACACCGGCGTTCGACCCGCTGCCTCGACTGTGATGCTGGACCAGCCCGACCTGATCGCCCATCCCGATTTCGCCAGCCTGCTGGAGGGAATTTCCGATCCGCTGATGCTGGTGGAGAAAGGCCGGATCGTGCGCGCCAACCGTGCCGCCCAACGCCTGCTGGGCGCGCATATCGAGGGGGAGGATGCGCGCATCGCCATCCGCCACCCGGCCGCCGCCGAACGGCTGGCCAGCATGGCCCCGCTCGCCGAACCGATCATGATCGAACTGGTGGGGCTGGGCACGCGCGACCAGCGCTGGCAGATGCGGGTTGCACCCGTTGGGGCGGTGAAGGACATGCGCCGGCTGGTCCATCTGGTCGACCATAGCGGCACCCATGCGGCCGAACGGATGCGCGTGGATTTCGTCGCCAATGCCAGCCACGAACTGCGCACGCCGCTGGCGGGCATATTGGGCTTTATCGAGACGCTGGCCGACCCGGAAATGGGCAAGGATGTCGAAACGCGCCAGCGCTTCCTCAAGATCATGGACGGCGAAGCCCGCCGGATGCAGCGGCTGATCGACGATCTCATCTCGCTGTCGCGAATCGAGGCGGAAAAATATCGCGTACCCGACGCCGTGGTCGACCTGTCCGAACTGGCGGCGGAAGTCGTCGGCGTCTTCCGCGCCAGCCATGGCGAACGCGGGCGCGAAGTGGAGATGGAGATAGCGCCAAAGCTGCCCGTGGTGCAGGGCGATCGCGCCCAATTGTCGCAACTGCTCCACAACCTCATCGGCAATTCGGTCAAATATGGCCGCCCCGGCACGCCGATTCGCGTCACGCTGAACGAAGGACCGAGCAACATGACCCGGCTGATCGTCGCCGACGAAGGCGAAGGCATCGGCCCCGATCACCTCCCCCGCCTGACCGAGCGCTTCTACCGTGTGGATTCGGGGCGCAGCCGGGCGATGGGCGGCACGGGCCTGGGCCTCGCCATCGTCAAGCATATCGTGGAGCGGCATCGCGGCCGATTCGACATCGCCAGCACCGTGGGCAAAGGGACGACCATCACCGTGCTGCTGCCTCCGCCGGTCGAAGAAAACCAAGGAAAAATCGACGAGAAAAGGCGTCCTTCGGCACTTTCGGACACGGTGTCATGA